The following are from one region of the Variovorax sp. V213 genome:
- a CDS encoding LysR substrate-binding domain-containing protein codes for MRRKIPPLQTLVCFDAAARHESYTRAAQELALTQSAVSRQIGTLEAFLGVALFRRTRHGVALTASGAAYARQITKRLEAMERDTLDAMAHQGEGGSLSLAAVPTFATRWLMPRLKGFAALQPDVVVHIETRTRPFLFADAEFDAALYAGTPAQVENWAGTRALLLMHEDVVPVCSPSLLPRGKAVAPAAIAQMPLLQQSTRPDGWRQWFDAQQIDAPNARGGPRYELFSILAAAASHGLGVALMPTMLVADELARGELVVACARPLSGERNYYLVTPERADQRPLLKFFSDWLLGEARRGSP; via the coding sequence ATGCGCCGAAAGATCCCGCCCCTGCAGACCCTCGTGTGCTTCGACGCCGCCGCGCGCCATGAGAGCTACACCCGCGCCGCGCAGGAACTCGCGCTCACGCAAAGCGCGGTGTCGCGCCAGATCGGCACGCTCGAAGCCTTCCTGGGCGTGGCGCTGTTCCGCCGCACCCGCCACGGCGTGGCGCTCACGGCCAGCGGCGCGGCCTACGCGCGGCAGATCACCAAGCGGCTCGAAGCCATGGAGCGCGACACGCTCGACGCCATGGCTCACCAGGGCGAAGGCGGCTCGCTCTCGCTGGCGGCCGTGCCTACCTTTGCCACGCGCTGGCTGATGCCGCGCCTGAAGGGCTTTGCGGCCTTGCAGCCCGACGTGGTGGTGCACATCGAGACGCGCACGCGGCCTTTTCTCTTTGCCGATGCGGAATTCGACGCCGCGCTGTACGCCGGCACACCCGCGCAGGTCGAGAACTGGGCCGGCACGCGTGCGCTGCTGCTGATGCACGAGGACGTGGTGCCGGTGTGCAGCCCCTCGCTGTTGCCGCGCGGCAAGGCCGTGGCGCCCGCGGCCATCGCGCAGATGCCGCTGCTGCAACAGAGCACGCGGCCCGACGGCTGGCGCCAGTGGTTCGATGCGCAGCAGATCGATGCGCCCAATGCGCGCGGCGGGCCACGCTACGAGCTGTTTTCCATCCTGGCCGCGGCCGCATCGCACGGCCTGGGCGTGGCGCTGATGCCGACCATGCTGGTGGCCGACGAACTCGCGCGCGGCGAACTGGTGGTGGCCTGCGCGCGGCCGCTGTCGGGCGAGCGCAACTACTACCTCGTGACGCCCGAGCGCGCCGACCAGCGTCCACTGCTGAAGTTCTTCAGCGACTGGCTGCTGGGCGAGGCACGGCGTGGCTCGCCCTGA